One genomic segment of Linepithema humile isolate Giens D197 chromosome 5, Lhum_UNIL_v1.0, whole genome shotgun sequence includes these proteins:
- the LOC105675300 gene encoding thyrotropin-releasing hormone-degrading ectoenzyme-like isoform X1, translated as MEISMAFRHILLNVGLILMIIILFTEKFAKSDTERYKNVLDSYAPVIIPLHYNVKLNFEVSKNIFFGECNIKIQIKGITKNITIMTSRIFSIVSVSLFDDIHNKIIRIPNFSFINKPLNKTYIFLDFIKSSMLFLPLGTYILQMIYVQTILDGGDYFESFYTDKEELLRNKGIKLIKAEELFPCWDEPAFKSTFKIIILHHKNYTFLSSMSIRKQFEDVNDMMWTYIDESYSISIQRLTIVMIEIIKFSYFSTSDKNVKFWYRMEAVEQMQFAKDIVKDVLYRLEQKSITNISKIDYVVIKNFQYSDVRPQGFVLLREEDVIYNNTIDHNVRKIEVANLIARETIFCWYSDVLLWSKEGFITFLAADILNQAQYRTMDLFVVQTQQESLRFDTLPVDSYPLYTANIAAVNSFQSSFQYIKSFITWRMLYHLVSEDVFWTGIRTYIMQYNQSNIYIDQLWNIIQSVFDNRNGSNLQQNKYNIYLNITDIMNIWIFTEQKYSHLFVERNYLKALTIFTSINSTLDEKVTFLTLVTYTTKSNDYNSFLFDWKRPWFVKKKFDIIDWIIVNLEQIGYYRVNYDLDNWKNLMHYLSSVNYSSIHVLNRAQIIDDAFYFLMQRNLSFNLFWNITSFLFHDTDYIAWYPMIKAVEYMTCIWPVQNNDNIKMKIMEVFFHLLHNIGYNDKVHESDFTQNLREEAVKWLCVLGDPECRRIAANKLREVLESSVQDKPLKWREWIYCKGLMSANGSIWWKVLSKSMDTFDNTFSKYLTCSTNINIIRIFVTQILQNMVQLNQLDKNRVNIFLLIIVKHAKNQAVLEYIYDVFKYSIKEVYRIAILIVIITHKHDVDQLQEVSKFVQSYVTSDIRLIDAVKQKIKKRIQEYSRYVTMYGTLT; from the exons ATGGAAATTAGTATGGCATTtcgacatattttattaaacgtcggattaattttaatgataattatactatttactgaaaaatttgctaaaaGTGACACTGAACGTTATAAGAATGTGTTGGATAGCTATGCTCCTGTAATAATACCATTGCATTATAATGTCAAACTAAATTTTGAAGTAtccaaaaatatcttttttggAGAATGCAATATTAAGATCCAAATTAAAggtataacaaaaaatataactataatGACTTCAAGGATTTTCAGTATAGTAAGCGTTAGCCTGTTTGACGacattcataataaaataatcagaattccgaatttttcatttatcaatAAACCGCTTAATAAAACGTACATTTTTTTGGATTTCATCAAGTCATCAATGCTTTTTCTACCTCTTGGTACGTATATCTTACAAATGATATATGTGCAAACCATATTAGATGGCGGAGATTATTTCGAATCTTTCTACACAGATAAAGAAGAATT atTACGCAACAAAGGtattaaactaataaaagCAGAAGAACTATTTCCATGTTGGGACGAGCCTGCATTTAAATCAacttttaagattattatctTGCATCATAAAAACTACACATTTTTGTCGAGTATGTCGATACGAAAGCAATTTGAAGATGTGAATGACATGATGTGGACTTACATTGACGAATCATATTCAATATCCATTCAACGTTTAACAATTGTGatgattgaaataattaaattcagttATTTCTCGACTTCTgacaaaaatgtcaaattttggTATAGAATGGAGGCAGTAGAACAGATGCAATTTGCAAAGGACATTGTCAAAGATGTCTTGTACCGTTTGGAACAAAAaagtataacaaatatatcaaaaatagattatgttgtaattaaaaactttcaatACAGTGACGTAAGGCCACAGGGATTCGTTCTATTAAg gGAAGaagatgttatttataataatacaatagatCACAATGTCCGTAAAATAGAAGTGGCAAACTTAATAGCGCGTGAAACGATATTTTGTTGGTACAGTGATGTGCTTCTGTGGTCAAAGGAAggatttattacatttcttgCAGCCGATATTTTGAATcag GCTCAATATCGCACGATGGATTTATTTGTCGTCCAAACACAACAGGAATCTTTACGTTTCGATACTCTTCCTGTAGATTCATATCCATTATACACCGCAAACATCGCTGCAGTTAATTCATTTCAATCGTCTTTTCAATATATCAAAT CATTCATTACATGGCGCATGTTATATCATCTAGTATCTGAAGATGTGTTCTGGACTGGGATTCGCACATATATAATGCA atataatcaGTCAAATATATACATCGATCAATTGTGGAATATTATACAAAGTGTTTTCGATAATCGAAATGGCAGCAACCTACAacagaataaatataacatatatttaaatataacagatataatgaatatttggATATTCActgaacaaaaatattctcatCTGTTCGTGGaacgaaattatttgaaagcCTTGACAATATTCACTTCTATTAATTCTACACTCGATGAAAAAGtgacatttttaacattagtGACATATACGACAAAATCAAATGACTATAATTCCTTTTTGTTTGATTGGAAAAGACCGTggttcgtaaaaaaaaaatttgacataattgACTGGATTATAGTCAATTTAGAACAAATTG GATACTATCGCGTCAATTATGATTTGGATAACTGGAAAAATCTTATGCACTATTTGTCCTCTGTAAATTATAGCAGTATTCATGTTCTGAATCGAGCTCAAATCATTGATGatgcgttttattttttgatgcAAAGAAACCTCAGCTTCAACTTGTTTTGGAATATTACAAGCTTCCTATTTCATGATACGGACTACATAGCATGGTATCCTATGATTAAAGCTGTCGAATATATGACGTGTATCTGGCCAGttcaaaataatgataacataaag atgAAAATTATGGAAGTTTTCTTTCATCTTCTGCATAATATAGGATATAATGATAAAGTTCACGAAAGTGATTTTACTCAAAATTTAAGAGAAGAAGCTGTAAAATGGTTATGTGTTCTCGGTGATCCTGAATGCAGAAGAATAGCCGCTAATAAATTAAGAGAAGTTCTTGAAAGTTCTGTACAAGACAA ACCACTGAAATGGAGAGAATGGATTTATTGCAAAGGTTTAATGTCAGCAAACGGGAGTATTTGGTGGAAAGTGTTGAGTAAATCGATGGACACATTTGataatacattttcaaaatactTAACTTGttctacaaatattaatattattagaatttttgttacacaaatattacaaaatatggTCCAATTAAACCAACTAGACAAGAACcgtgttaatatttttcttctcattATTGTGAAACATGCAAAAAATCAAGCAGTGCTCGAGTATATATACGACGTCTTTAAATACAGTATAAa GGAAGTTTACCGAATTGccatattaattgttattataacaCACAAGCATGACGTAGACCAATTACAAGag GTAAGTAAATTTGTTCAAAGTTATGTGACAAGTGACATAAGATTAATTGATGctgttaaacaaaaaataaaaaagcgaaTTCAGGAATACAGTAGATATGTCACAATGTATGGGACCCTTACGTAA
- the LOC105675300 gene encoding aminopeptidase N-like isoform X3, with amino-acid sequence MEISMAFRHILLNVGLILMIIILFTEKFAKSDTERYKNVLDSYAPVIIPLHYNVKLNFEVSKNIFFGECNIKIQIKGITKNITIMTSRIFSIVSVSLFDDIHNKIIRIPNFSFINKPLNKTYIFLDFIKSSMLFLPLGTYILQMIYVQTILDGGDYFESFYTDKEELLRNKGIKLIKAEELFPCWDEPAFKSTFKIIILHHKNYTFLSSMSIRKQFEDVNDMMWTYIDESYSISIQRLTIVMIEIIKFSYFSTSDKNVKFWYRMEAVEQMQFAKDIVKDVLYRLEQKSITNISKIDYVVIKNFQYSDVRPQGFVLLREEDVIYNNTIDHNVRKIEVANLIARETIFCWYSDVLLWSKEGFITFLAADILNQAQYRTMDLFVVQTQQESLRFDTLPVDSYPLYTANIAAVNSFQSSFQYIKSFITWRMLYHLVSEDVFWTGIRTYIMQYNQSNIYIDQLWNIIQSVFDNRNGSNLQQNKYNIYLNITDIMNIWIFTEQKYSHLFVERNYLKALTIFTSINSTLDEKVTFLTLVTYTTKSNDYNSFLFDWKRPWFVKKKFDIIDWIIVNLEQIGYYRVNYDLDNWKNLMHYLSSVNYSSIHVLNRAQIIDDAFYFLMQRNLSFNLFWNITSFLFHDTDYIAWYPMIKAVEYMTCIWPVQNNDNIKMKIMEVFFHLLHNIGYNDKVHESDFTQNLREEAVKWLCVLGDPECRRIAANKLREVLESSVQDKIFLFPW; translated from the exons ATGGAAATTAGTATGGCATTtcgacatattttattaaacgtcggattaattttaatgataattatactatttactgaaaaatttgctaaaaGTGACACTGAACGTTATAAGAATGTGTTGGATAGCTATGCTCCTGTAATAATACCATTGCATTATAATGTCAAACTAAATTTTGAAGTAtccaaaaatatcttttttggAGAATGCAATATTAAGATCCAAATTAAAggtataacaaaaaatataactataatGACTTCAAGGATTTTCAGTATAGTAAGCGTTAGCCTGTTTGACGacattcataataaaataatcagaattccgaatttttcatttatcaatAAACCGCTTAATAAAACGTACATTTTTTTGGATTTCATCAAGTCATCAATGCTTTTTCTACCTCTTGGTACGTATATCTTACAAATGATATATGTGCAAACCATATTAGATGGCGGAGATTATTTCGAATCTTTCTACACAGATAAAGAAGAATT atTACGCAACAAAGGtattaaactaataaaagCAGAAGAACTATTTCCATGTTGGGACGAGCCTGCATTTAAATCAacttttaagattattatctTGCATCATAAAAACTACACATTTTTGTCGAGTATGTCGATACGAAAGCAATTTGAAGATGTGAATGACATGATGTGGACTTACATTGACGAATCATATTCAATATCCATTCAACGTTTAACAATTGTGatgattgaaataattaaattcagttATTTCTCGACTTCTgacaaaaatgtcaaattttggTATAGAATGGAGGCAGTAGAACAGATGCAATTTGCAAAGGACATTGTCAAAGATGTCTTGTACCGTTTGGAACAAAAaagtataacaaatatatcaaaaatagattatgttgtaattaaaaactttcaatACAGTGACGTAAGGCCACAGGGATTCGTTCTATTAAg gGAAGaagatgttatttataataatacaatagatCACAATGTCCGTAAAATAGAAGTGGCAAACTTAATAGCGCGTGAAACGATATTTTGTTGGTACAGTGATGTGCTTCTGTGGTCAAAGGAAggatttattacatttcttgCAGCCGATATTTTGAATcag GCTCAATATCGCACGATGGATTTATTTGTCGTCCAAACACAACAGGAATCTTTACGTTTCGATACTCTTCCTGTAGATTCATATCCATTATACACCGCAAACATCGCTGCAGTTAATTCATTTCAATCGTCTTTTCAATATATCAAAT CATTCATTACATGGCGCATGTTATATCATCTAGTATCTGAAGATGTGTTCTGGACTGGGATTCGCACATATATAATGCA atataatcaGTCAAATATATACATCGATCAATTGTGGAATATTATACAAAGTGTTTTCGATAATCGAAATGGCAGCAACCTACAacagaataaatataacatatatttaaatataacagatataatgaatatttggATATTCActgaacaaaaatattctcatCTGTTCGTGGaacgaaattatttgaaagcCTTGACAATATTCACTTCTATTAATTCTACACTCGATGAAAAAGtgacatttttaacattagtGACATATACGACAAAATCAAATGACTATAATTCCTTTTTGTTTGATTGGAAAAGACCGTggttcgtaaaaaaaaaatttgacataattgACTGGATTATAGTCAATTTAGAACAAATTG GATACTATCGCGTCAATTATGATTTGGATAACTGGAAAAATCTTATGCACTATTTGTCCTCTGTAAATTATAGCAGTATTCATGTTCTGAATCGAGCTCAAATCATTGATGatgcgttttattttttgatgcAAAGAAACCTCAGCTTCAACTTGTTTTGGAATATTACAAGCTTCCTATTTCATGATACGGACTACATAGCATGGTATCCTATGATTAAAGCTGTCGAATATATGACGTGTATCTGGCCAGttcaaaataatgataacataaag atgAAAATTATGGAAGTTTTCTTTCATCTTCTGCATAATATAGGATATAATGATAAAGTTCACGAAAGTGATTTTACTCAAAATTTAAGAGAAGAAGCTGTAAAATGGTTATGTGTTCTCGGTGATCCTGAATGCAGAAGAATAGCCGCTAATAAATTAAGAGAAGTTCTTGAAAGTTCTGTACAAGACAA aatatttctttttccctGGTAA
- the LOC105675300 gene encoding aminopeptidase N-like isoform X2: protein MLFLPLGTYILQMIYVQTILDGGDYFESFYTDKEELLRNKGIKLIKAEELFPCWDEPAFKSTFKIIILHHKNYTFLSSMSIRKQFEDVNDMMWTYIDESYSISIQRLTIVMIEIIKFSYFSTSDKNVKFWYRMEAVEQMQFAKDIVKDVLYRLEQKSITNISKIDYVVIKNFQYSDVRPQGFVLLREEDVIYNNTIDHNVRKIEVANLIARETIFCWYSDVLLWSKEGFITFLAADILNQAQYRTMDLFVVQTQQESLRFDTLPVDSYPLYTANIAAVNSFQSSFQYIKSFITWRMLYHLVSEDVFWTGIRTYIMQYNQSNIYIDQLWNIIQSVFDNRNGSNLQQNKYNIYLNITDIMNIWIFTEQKYSHLFVERNYLKALTIFTSINSTLDEKVTFLTLVTYTTKSNDYNSFLFDWKRPWFVKKKFDIIDWIIVNLEQIGYYRVNYDLDNWKNLMHYLSSVNYSSIHVLNRAQIIDDAFYFLMQRNLSFNLFWNITSFLFHDTDYIAWYPMIKAVEYMTCIWPVQNNDNIKMKIMEVFFHLLHNIGYNDKVHESDFTQNLREEAVKWLCVLGDPECRRIAANKLREVLESSVQDKPLKWREWIYCKGLMSANGSIWWKVLSKSMDTFDNTFSKYLTCSTNINIIRIFVTQILQNMVQLNQLDKNRVNIFLLIIVKHAKNQAVLEYIYDVFKYSIKEVYRIAILIVIITHKHDVDQLQEVSKFVQSYVTSDIRLIDAVKQKIKKRIQEYSRYVTMYGTLT, encoded by the exons ATGCTTTTTCTACCTCTTGGTACGTATATCTTACAAATGATATATGTGCAAACCATATTAGATGGCGGAGATTATTTCGAATCTTTCTACACAGATAAAGAAGAATT atTACGCAACAAAGGtattaaactaataaaagCAGAAGAACTATTTCCATGTTGGGACGAGCCTGCATTTAAATCAacttttaagattattatctTGCATCATAAAAACTACACATTTTTGTCGAGTATGTCGATACGAAAGCAATTTGAAGATGTGAATGACATGATGTGGACTTACATTGACGAATCATATTCAATATCCATTCAACGTTTAACAATTGTGatgattgaaataattaaattcagttATTTCTCGACTTCTgacaaaaatgtcaaattttggTATAGAATGGAGGCAGTAGAACAGATGCAATTTGCAAAGGACATTGTCAAAGATGTCTTGTACCGTTTGGAACAAAAaagtataacaaatatatcaaaaatagattatgttgtaattaaaaactttcaatACAGTGACGTAAGGCCACAGGGATTCGTTCTATTAAg gGAAGaagatgttatttataataatacaatagatCACAATGTCCGTAAAATAGAAGTGGCAAACTTAATAGCGCGTGAAACGATATTTTGTTGGTACAGTGATGTGCTTCTGTGGTCAAAGGAAggatttattacatttcttgCAGCCGATATTTTGAATcag GCTCAATATCGCACGATGGATTTATTTGTCGTCCAAACACAACAGGAATCTTTACGTTTCGATACTCTTCCTGTAGATTCATATCCATTATACACCGCAAACATCGCTGCAGTTAATTCATTTCAATCGTCTTTTCAATATATCAAAT CATTCATTACATGGCGCATGTTATATCATCTAGTATCTGAAGATGTGTTCTGGACTGGGATTCGCACATATATAATGCA atataatcaGTCAAATATATACATCGATCAATTGTGGAATATTATACAAAGTGTTTTCGATAATCGAAATGGCAGCAACCTACAacagaataaatataacatatatttaaatataacagatataatgaatatttggATATTCActgaacaaaaatattctcatCTGTTCGTGGaacgaaattatttgaaagcCTTGACAATATTCACTTCTATTAATTCTACACTCGATGAAAAAGtgacatttttaacattagtGACATATACGACAAAATCAAATGACTATAATTCCTTTTTGTTTGATTGGAAAAGACCGTggttcgtaaaaaaaaaatttgacataattgACTGGATTATAGTCAATTTAGAACAAATTG GATACTATCGCGTCAATTATGATTTGGATAACTGGAAAAATCTTATGCACTATTTGTCCTCTGTAAATTATAGCAGTATTCATGTTCTGAATCGAGCTCAAATCATTGATGatgcgttttattttttgatgcAAAGAAACCTCAGCTTCAACTTGTTTTGGAATATTACAAGCTTCCTATTTCATGATACGGACTACATAGCATGGTATCCTATGATTAAAGCTGTCGAATATATGACGTGTATCTGGCCAGttcaaaataatgataacataaag atgAAAATTATGGAAGTTTTCTTTCATCTTCTGCATAATATAGGATATAATGATAAAGTTCACGAAAGTGATTTTACTCAAAATTTAAGAGAAGAAGCTGTAAAATGGTTATGTGTTCTCGGTGATCCTGAATGCAGAAGAATAGCCGCTAATAAATTAAGAGAAGTTCTTGAAAGTTCTGTACAAGACAA ACCACTGAAATGGAGAGAATGGATTTATTGCAAAGGTTTAATGTCAGCAAACGGGAGTATTTGGTGGAAAGTGTTGAGTAAATCGATGGACACATTTGataatacattttcaaaatactTAACTTGttctacaaatattaatattattagaatttttgttacacaaatattacaaaatatggTCCAATTAAACCAACTAGACAAGAACcgtgttaatatttttcttctcattATTGTGAAACATGCAAAAAATCAAGCAGTGCTCGAGTATATATACGACGTCTTTAAATACAGTATAAa GGAAGTTTACCGAATTGccatattaattgttattataacaCACAAGCATGACGTAGACCAATTACAAGag GTAAGTAAATTTGTTCAAAGTTATGTGACAAGTGACATAAGATTAATTGATGctgttaaacaaaaaataaaaaagcgaaTTCAGGAATACAGTAGATATGTCACAATGTATGGGACCCTTACGTAA